From the genome of Nicotiana sylvestris chromosome 1, ASM39365v2, whole genome shotgun sequence:
ctcgagagattcaatatgcaaacgtgcaagcctgtaagtacaccattagctcctcattttaaactttcagagtcacaaatgcctcagtccgaggatgaggtggagcatatgtcaaagattccttatgccagtgcagttggtagtattatgtatgctatggtatgcacacgtccagatattgctcaatctgtaagtgtggtaagtagatacatgtccaacccaggaaagaggcattgggaagctgtcaagtggatattgagatatctcaaaggagcttctggtgttggtcttacctttcgaaaaagtggtacaggtatttcaattctcggttatgtggattctgactatgcaggagatcttgacagaagaaggtccacaactggatacatctttaccctcgttggcagtgccgtcagttggaagtcgactttgcagtcgattgtcgctttgtctacgacagaagcagaatacatggcagcagcggaggcggtaaaggaagctatctggttgaaaagtttagtagcggaattgagtttggttcagctggaatcaactcttagatgtgatagtcagagtgctattcatctaatgaaaaatcagagatttcatgagcgcactaaacacattgatgtcagatttcattttattcgagatgttgttgaagagggaactatcaaggtcgtgaatgttatcacagacgataatgctgcaaatatgttgaccaagatagtcccactcgctaagtttgcacactgcaaggacatGGCgagggtgtgcatcaactgatgtaACTCTGAAGAGAACAGTTGTTAGGTGGAAGTGGTAAGTTccacaatggtttgattcttcttgtttcttacaacggggttgcccagtaagcttagaagttttggccagagatgttcacacgcacgctcgaaatgcaaaccaaggtggagattgaaggtgttggtttatgtttagtcaacaatggcatgccaattggaagagttggtggaaagagttggtgtggatgctaggaggaagcttcctcctttgatgtcacccatgacatcaagaggaggtagtttgatgtcaccaatgacatcaagaggaggtctttacctctataaatagatgcactccttcatttgtagaaaccatcccaaaaataatacaacacattgtagtgagtagagagttaagagagaaattctcttaagtgtaattgggaactctccccttcctttgttaatattaaaaaggcaactgttctctggtggacgtaggattattttgatccgaaccacgttaaatcttgtgttatttcttttacgtttccgctaacaattggtatcagagcaacatgattctttaacgatccaaggaggaagaacaagcaaagatgagttccatgaagtttgaaattgatagattcagtggacacaacaacttcaatatatggaagatccagatgatggcgttactgcggtggaaaggttcaatccatgctattgacggaaagtatcttAAGGATATATCAACTCCTGAcaaagagaagattgaaggggatgcattgagtgcaatccaactatcccttgcacctaacgtgctttgtgaagtgagtacgggtaccgaagagacgacCAAACATTTatggaaaagctagaagggctataccaagaccaaTCAGTAacaacaaggatgttgttacaacggcgtcttcacacatttaagatggggtaaggtacttcgttacaagattatttagatgcgttcaataaacttgtcataggcttacagattgcaggaattaaaaaggaggaggagacgcttgcatgtgctttgctattttcattgacttcaggatatcgtgatattgagaattcaatgatgtatagcaaggacccaatcaagcttgagcaagtgctgcaggcacttaactctagtgatgtgcaaAGGCACAtagaaggagatagagatgaccaggaaagtgggctctttgtgagaggccggactagccagcAGGGAAAGAGTAAATCAAAGCAatgatcaaagtctcgtgtgaacaagaagaatacagaatGTTGGGGTTGTGgaaagaaggggcactttgaacgagactgcccattgtcaaagtccaaggaaaaggcgagtgcatccacagttgaacaggtacatgattttgataatgattatgtactaacaacatcgtgtaataataatagtagttatggaaacaaatgggtgttagactctgcttgcactctgcatatgacgttccgaaaagactggtttagcagctatgagaaaagtggaggaaccgtagtaatgggcaataatgcaacttgtgcaatagttggcattggctcagttcgggttcgctgccatgatggagtcgtgaggactattacacaagtccgtcatgttcctgatctgaagaagaatttgatctccctgagtactctggatgaacaaggctacaggtacatgagcgaagcaggaactataaaggtgactaaaggttctttagtcatgctgaaaggcaagctggagaacggcctttacacattggccggaagcaccattgttggctctgcaaatgcatctacagtgcagttatctaatgatgacaaggcaagactatggcacatgagactgggtcatatgagcgcacgtggactggagatgttgagcaatcgtaaccttttggaaggtgagaagatcagcacacttgacttctgtgagcactgcgttctagggaagcaaaagaaggtcagcttcagcactggcaaacacaagacaagaggagtgctagactacatccattcagatttatggggtccctctaaacttccatcgaagggcaaaaagaggtatcttctcacttttattgatgatttctcacgaaaggtttgggtgcattttttgaaggcaaaaagtgatgcttttgaagcatttaaagagtggaagattttggttgaaaatcaaatggagcggaaaatcaagtatcttcgcacagacaatggcttggagttttgcaatgaagagtttaatgaattctgcaaggttcatgggatctcaagacataggactgtcaggcataccccacagcagaatggagttgccgagagaatgaacagaactcttcttgaaaaggctcgttgtatgctcctacaagccaaaatgtccaaagtattttgggctgaagcagttcacactgctgctcatattgtcaatcgatctccagcatcggcaattgactttaagactccgaatgaggtatggtcaggtgaaccctctaactattcatacttacgagtatttgggtgtccagcttattatcacgttaatgaaggaaagcttgaaccaagggctaagaaggccatattcgtagggtatgtggatggagtaaaagggtacaaactttggtgtttgtctttactcaaatttatagttagtagagatgtcacctttgatgaatcctctatacttgatccccgtaaagtttccgtggagttttcaggaaacaagaacgatGAGtaggtggagcttgccaaggaaaaggatcaagagactcaggttaaagatgagtcagaagatgtaaaccttgaagaacttgctgtcaatgaaccatacacaattgcaaaGGGGAGGGAGAAAAGGCAGACATGAGTACCGGAATGCCTTAtagatcaagcaaacttgattgcatatgcgttcgtagctgcacaagaagagattaaggatCTAGAGCCCttctcgtatattgaagcaagtTCTTGCAAGGATGATGTACAATGgtggttagccatgactgaagagatggagtctcttcacaagaatcagacatgggtcttagtgaaaagacaaaaggggaagaggacagttggatgcaagtgggtctaccgaaagaaagagggaattcctgaagtggaagatgctaggttcaaggcgagattggttgcaaaaggattcagtcagaaggagggaattgactacaatgagattttctctccagtcgtgaagcatagctcaattcgcgtgctactagcattggttgcccaatttgacttggagcttcaacagcttgatgtcaaaactgctttcttacacggtgatctagaagagacaatctatatggatcagcctgaaggtttcctagctgagggaaaagaagatcacgtatgccaactaaagaagtctttgtatggtttgaagcaatcccctagacagtggtacaagaggtttgatgcattcatgactacacatgaattctcaaggagtgcatttgatagctgtgtgtatcacaagaagatgtctggtaactcaatgatttatttactgttgtatgttgatgatatgcttattgctgctaacaacattacagagataaatgctttgaagaaactgttgagtaaggaatttgacatgaaggatttaggagct
Proteins encoded in this window:
- the LOC138878616 gene encoding uncharacterized mitochondrial protein AtMg00300-like, yielding MTFRKDWFSSYEKSGGTVVMGNNATCAIVGIGSVRVRCHDGVVRTITQVRHVPDLKKNLISLSTLDEQGYRYMSEAGTIKVTKGSLVMLKGKLENGLYTLAGSTIVGSANASTVQLSNDDKARLWHMRLGHMSARGLEMLSNRNLLEGEKISTLDFCEHCVLGKQKKVSFSTGKHKTRGVLDYIHSDLWGPSKLPSKGKKSI